A part of Hevea brasiliensis isolate MT/VB/25A 57/8 unplaced genomic scaffold, ASM3005281v1 Scaf16, whole genome shotgun sequence genomic DNA contains:
- the LOC110656825 gene encoding 60S acidic ribosomal protein P1, producing the protein MSAGEIACTCATLILHDDGIAVTAEKIATLVKTANVAVEAYWPSLFAKLAEKRNLDDLMMNIGSSGAAAPSTIAAPAAGAGGATATAPAVEEKKEEPKEESDEDMGFSLFD; encoded by the exons ATGTCCGCCGGAGAGATCGCCTGCACTTGCGCTACTTTGATCCTCCACGATGATGGAATCGCCGTCACT GCTGAGAAGATAGCTACATTGGTGAAGACGGCCAACGTAGCGGTGGAAGCGTACTGGCCTAGTCTATTTGCCAAGTTGGCGGAGAAGAGGAACCTTGACGATCTTATGATGAACATTGGTTCTAGTGGCGCTGCTGCTCCTTCTACCATTGCTGCTCCTGCTGCCGGTGCTGGTGGTGCCACTGCCACTGCTCCTGCTGTTGAGGAGAAGAAG GAGGAGCCGAAAGAAGAGAGTGATGAGGACATGGGATTCAGCTTGTTCGATTAG
- the LOC110656823 gene encoding serine/arginine-rich splicing factor SR34A: MSGRFSRTIYVGNLPSDIREGEVEDLFYKYGRILDIELKIPPRPPCYCFVEFENARDAEDAIRGRDGYNFDGCRLRVELAHGGRGQSSSDRRGGYGGASGGRYGISRHSEFRVIVRGLPSSASWQDLKDHMRKAGDVCFAEVSRDGDGTFGIVDYTNYEDMKYSIRKLDDSEFKNPWARAYIRVKRYERTPSRSRSRSRSRSRSPRRNRSKSLERSPSRSVSKSRSASPVKSPRARSRSASGSPNGK, encoded by the exons ATGAGTGGCCGCTTTTCTCGGACAATTTATGTTGGCAACTTGCCATCAGATATAAGAGAAGGGGAAGTTGAAGATCTATTTTACAAG TATGGCCGCATACTGGATATTGAGTTGAAGATTCCACCTCGTCCTCCTTGTTATTGTTTTGTGGAG TTTGAGAATGCTCGGGATGCAGAAGATGCAATCAGGGGTCGTGATGGATATAATTTTGATGGCTGTCGTTTGAGG GTTGAGCTTGCCCATGGTGGTAGAGGGCAATCTTCAAGTGATCGTCGTGGTGGCTATGGTGGTGCGAGTGGGGGTCGGTATGGCATCTCACGCCATTCAGAATTTCGAG TTATTGTTCGTGGACTCCCATCTTCTGCTTCCTGGCAAGATTTGAAG GATCATATGCGAAAAGCGGGTGATGTGTGCTTTGCTGAAGTTTCTCGAGACGGTGATG GGACTTTTGGTATTGTTGATTATACTAATTATGAAGACATGAAGTACTCC ATTCGGAAGCTGGATGACAGTGAGTTTAAAAATCCTTGGGCTAGAGCTTATATTCGG GTGAAGAGGTATGAGCGTACTCCATCAAGGAGCCGTAGTAGAAGCCGCAGCAGAAGCAGGAGTCCAAGAAGGAACCGAAG TAAGTCATTGGAACGATCGCCATCAAGATCAGTGTCAAAGTCTAGATCAGCATCACCTGTTAAATCACCCAG AGCAAGGTCAAGGTCAGCGTCAGGATCTCCCAATGGTAAATGA